One segment of Pyricularia oryzae 70-15 chromosome 3, whole genome shotgun sequence DNA contains the following:
- a CDS encoding laccase: MKVTSFFRGLGMFVGLAVAAPHASNSDQALGLFPREPGVSPAFDLSKRQSCHTPTNRACWSPGFDINTDYEDKIPDTGVTRQYTLTLTEQWNWLGPDGQRKEVAMLINGGYPGPTIRASWGDWIEVTVVNNLEINGTSFHWHGIRMLNNCVNDGANGITECPIAPNKSRKYRFRAQQYGTSWYHSHFSGQYANGVVGHILIDGPASTPYEEDLGILSITDWYYKGADRIQYELIPSPGRAPPSDNILFNGKGISPPGRPAGGSYQRTVLKPGRRHRLRIVNPSVDNVFKVRLAGHPFTVIQTDFVPVQAFTTNELLVGIGQRYDVTIEANQSVGNYWFNVTVTCGGATNALTPASIFQYEGASSTALPTNPGPALDTTCLDIINFSPVVRKDFPEAVFRASSDNTLNTAVTTKNWEGVQRVYWTVNNVDMNITWDEPTLEYVAKGNTNIPQRYNLFRVPRGNEWSVWIINNPIPAPHPMHLHGHDFYVLGRSANMPTATVFDPARDTAGLTWTNPTRRDVTMLPGNGWLAVAFRTDNPGAWLFHCHIAWHVAQGLSVQFLERVDEIPATVNLAELEPTCRDWTAYYETSPNKQHDSGLRTGGNSTARAV; this comes from the exons ATGAAGGTCACCAGCTTCTTCAGGGGACTGGGGATGTTCGTCGGCCTGGCGGTCGCGGCTCCCCATGCTTCCAACTCGGACCAGGCCCTCGGACTGTTCCCTCGTGAGCCCGGCGTCTCTCCGGCTTTCGACCTGTCCAAGCGCCAATCCTGCCACACCCCAACCAacagggcctgctggtcgcctGGATTTGACATCAACACCGACTATGAGGACAAGATCCCCGACACTGGGGTTACGCGCCAG TATACCTTGACGCTCACCGAGCAGTGGAACTGGCTGGGACCTGATGGTCAGCGAAAGGAGGTGGCCATGCTCATCAACG GCGGGTACCCCGGCCCCACCATCCGCGCCTCTTGGGGTGACTGGATCGAGGTTACCGTCGTGAACAACCTTGAGATTAACGG AACATCTTTCCACTGGCACGGAATTCGCATGTTGAACAACTGTGTCAACGACGGCGCCAACGGTATCACCGAATGCCCCATCGCGCCCAACAAGTCCCGCAAGTACCGATTCCGTGCCCAGCAGTATGGCACTTCTTG GTACCACTCTCACTTCTCCGGGCAGTACGCCAACGGAGTCGTGGGCCACATATTGATCGATGGCCCTGCTTCTACACCCTACGAGGAGGACCTTGGTATTCTGAGCATCACTGATT GGTATTACAAGGGTGCCGACCGCATCCAGTACGAGCTGATCCCGTCGCCTGGTAGAGCTCCTCCCAGCGACAACAtcctcttcaacggcaaGGGAATCAGCCCTCCCGGTCGCCCAGCAGGTGGCAGCTACCAGCGCACGGTGCTCAAGCCTGGCAGACGCCACCGCCTCCGCATCGTCAACCCGTCGGTCGACAACGTCTTCAAGGTCCGGCTCGCTGGTCATCCATTCACGGTGATCCAGACCGACTTTGTCCCCGTCCAGGCCTTCACCACCAACGAGCTCCTGGTCGGCATCGGCCAGCGGTACGACGTGACCATCGAGGCCAACCAGTCCGTCGGCAACTACTGGTTCAACGTCACGGTCACCTGCGGCGGCGCCACCAACGCCCTGACCCCGGCCTCCATCTTCCAGTACGAGGGTGCTTCGTCCACGGCCCTGCCCACCAACCCGGGCCCCGCCCTCGACACCACCTGCCTCGACATTATCAACTTCTCGCCCGTCGTGCGCAAGGACTTCCCCGAGGCCGTCTTCCGCGCCAGCTCCGACAACACCCTCAACACGGCCGTCACCACCAAGAACTGGGAGGGCGTCCAGCGCGTCTACTGGACCGTCAACAACGTCGACATGAACATCACCTGGGACGAGCCGACCCTCGAGTACGTCGCCAAGGGAAACACCAACATCCCCCAGCGCTACAACCTGTTCCGTGTGCCCCGCGGCAACgag TGGAGCGTCTGGATCATCAACAACCCCATCCCCGCCCCGCACCCCATGCACCTCCACGGCCACGACTTTTACGTGCTGGGCCGCTCCGCCAACATGCCCACGGCCACCGTCTTCGACCCCGCGCGCGACACGGCCGGCCTGACCTGGACCAACCCGACGCGCCGCGACGTGACGATGCTCCCGGGCAACGGCTGGCTGGCCGTGGCGTTCCGCACCGACAacccgggcgcctggctgttCCACTGCCACATCGCGTGGCACGTCGCCCAGGGCCTCAGCGTCCAGTTCCtcgagcgcgtcgacgagaTCCCCGCCACCGTCAACCTGGCCGAGCTGGAGCCCACCTGCAGGGACTGGACCGCCTACTACGAGACCAGCCCCAACAAGCAGCACGACTCTGGTCTGAGGACCGGCGGTAACAGCACTGCTCGCGCAGTCTGA